AAACGAAATTTAAGAAAAGCAGCATACTTAACTAAAGGCGATGCAAAAGTCGTCAAATTGATGATTAAACGATAAATTTGAAGATAGGAGGAATTTATAATGGCTAGAATTAAAAAAGGCGTTAATGCCAAGAAAAAACATAAAAAAATACTGAAGCTTGCTAAGGGATATTATGGTGCAAAAAGTAAGCTTTACAGACCTGCCAATGAAGCAGTTATGCGAGCACTCCGATCTTCTTATGTCGGACGAAAAGAAAAGAAACGTAATTTTAGACGTCTCTGGATTACCCGTATTAATGCTGGGGCTAGAATGCATGGTTTAAGTTATAGTAAATTTATGTATGGACTTAAAGAATCTGGTGTCGAGATCGATCGAAAGATTCTTGCTGATCTGGCAATGAACGATATGGATGCATTTAAATCACTGGTTGATGTTTCCAAAAAAGGTTTAAATATTAATTAGTTACATTATAACTTCTCGTAGAAGTCTTTTTTATGAGAAGTTTTTTTATGAGGAATTAAGAAATCGAAACAAACAGGCAATCAGCATCTAGTCAGGTAAAACTGATATTATAGCGGTTGTCTTTTTCCATGTGAGGGAACTGTGTGCTGGTTGAATATTTTTGCTTTAAGATTAGCTGTTGCATTTTTCTTTATGCGTGATAAAATATGAATGATATTTAAATTTGGAATGTGGAGACTATTGTGAATGATAAAACGATTTTGCAAATAAAGAATTACCTAACGCACCGCTCTCCTGCTGAAATCCTGATATTTGGTTTTGCAGCAGTTATTTTGATCGGAGCAATACTTTTAGCTCTCCCTGTTTCAAGTGCCAGCGGTCATAGTCCCGGTTTTTTAAATGCTTTATTCACTGCAACTTCAGCAGTTTGTGTTACCGGTCTTGTGGTCGTTGATACGGGAACATTCTGGTCTGTTTTTGGCAAATTTGTAATTATAACATTGATTCAGATTGGCGGATTGGGTTTCATGTCCCTGACAACAATGTTTTTTGTACTTGCAGGTAAAAGGATCACGATCAAAGACCGCTTATTAATCCAATCATCAATTAACATGGACTCAATTTCTGGGATTGTTAAATTTACAAAATATATTTTCTTTTCTTCAATTGTCATTGAATTAATAGGAGCTTTATTTTTAAGTCTGGTTTTTATTCCAGAGTTTGGATTAGTTAAAGGAGTAGCCTACAGTATTTTTCATGCAATTTCAGCATTTTGTAATGCTGGATTTGATCTTATAGGACATTTCAGAAGTTTAACACAATATGTAGATAATGCCCTTGTAAATTTTGTGATCGGTGGTCTGATTATCTTTGGGGGTCTGGGTTTTGCAGTGACCAGTGATGTGTTCTATATTAGAAAATTTAGTAAAATGACGATGCAGGCCAAACTCGTTCTAGTAATAACTGGAATACTATTTTTAATTGGTTTTGTATTCTTTTTTATATTTGAATTCAATAATCCCAGAACAATGGGCAATCTATCGATTAGCGGAAAAATACTTGCTTCATTTTTCCAATCAGTTTCTCCGAGAACTGCTGGATTTAATACAATTGATATGTCAAATTTAACAAAGCCGTCATTATTTTTAACTATGCTGTTGATGTTTATCGGGGCTTCTCCAGGTTCGACTGGTGGTGGGGTAAAGACAACCACCATTGGAATTATAATTTTAACAGTGGTTTCGGTGCTTAATGGTAAAAAAGATGTGGTGGCGTTTAAACGAACAATTACTGGTCCTGCAATCAGGCGAGCTATATCAGTGGTTGTAATAGCATTGGCTATTGTCATTGTGATGATATTTGTGTTATTATGCTCTGAGCCGGAATTATCATTTGAAAGTATTATTTTTGAAGTACTTTCAGCATCAGGAACAGTCGGTTTGTCAATGGGAATCACCCCGCATCTGTCAATTAGTGGGAAATTAGCACTAATCGTAACGATGTTTGTTGGCAGATTAGGGCCGCTTACAGTGGCATATGCAATTTCTAGAAATGAAAAGCGTCTTAGAGAAAACGTCGGATCATTTAAATTACCAGAAGGTAACATCATGATTGGCTAGAGGAGGAAGGGTTAATTGAAAGAGAAGCAGTTTGCGGTTCTGGGTTTGGGTCGCTTTGGCGAGGCTTTGGCCATAACGTTAAGTGAACTTGGATGTAACGTTGTTGTAGTGGACAATGATGAGGAGAAGATCCAAAATATTGCCAATAAAGTGACTTATGCTGTTACAGCTGACGTAACAGACATTAACGCCCTTAAAGCAATTGGTTTAAAAAATGTCGACGCTGTTGTTGTTTCTATTACCTCAGATATTAATAGCAGCATAATGGGTATTGTTAATGCACAGGAACTGGGAATTCAGGAAATTTATGGAAAAGCAAATAATGCTCAGCATGAAAAAGTTCTGCTGAAACTTGGGGTCAAGAAAGTTTTTTCTCCAGAGCGCGACATGGGTGAACGAGTAGCCCATACTCTGGTTACAGGCGGTTTTATCGATATCCTGGAGTTAGATACTGACCATATGATTGTTGAAGTAGATGTTTTACACATTTGGGAAGGAAAAACTTTAGAGCAACTTGATTTACGAGCTGTATATGGAATAAATGTTATAGCCATTCGCTCCTTTGATGTTCTGAACGCTAGCCCTTTAGCATCTGATATGATAAAGCCAGGGGATAAGATTATAGTTATGGGTGAGAGTAAATCCATTAATGAACTCAATAAACTATCAAAGAAAGATAACCAAAATTGACAGAATATGATATAATAACTTCCAGACAGAATGAGCAACTTAAACTGATTGGTAAACTGAGACAAAAAAGAGTTCGTGATGAGTTGGATCTTTTCATTATCGAAGGTAAAAAACTTATTTTAGAAGCTTTAAAGAGTAAAGCAGTTATAGAGAAAGTTTTTTTATCAGAGCGACTTAAAGATACCGAGATTATAAAGAACCTAAGTCAAGCAGGCCTAAATAGTGAAGTGGTTTGGGTTAAACATTCACTTTTTGACAGTTTTTCTGAAATGAAAAATCCTGAAGGGGTATTGGCACTGGTTAAAAAACTTAAGCCGGGAGCAAATCCAGGAAAGAGATATATTATTCTTGAAGATGTTCAGGATCCCAATAATGTCGGAACGATTATCCGTACAGCAGATGCTGCCGGGTTTGATTCAATTATTGCGACCCTAAAGACTGCAGATTTCTATAATGAGAAGGTTGTACGGGGGTCGATGGGATCAATATTTCACCTTAACCTTGAAACGACCAATCATATAAACGATACTATCACTGAATTAAAAAAGTCAGGTGTAATTATTATTGGAACAGCACTTGACGGGAAAAATATTTTTGAGCAGACTACAAATTTTAGTTCTTTCGCCCTTGTACTAGGAAATGAATCTCGAGGGATGAGCGGTGATTTAAAGGCTAAATGTGAGCATTTATATCAGATTCCAATTTATGGGCAGGCAGAATCCCTTAATGTAGCTGTTGCAGCAGGTATTGTAATGTACCAGCTGGCAAAATAATTAAATAATTAAATCGATGAATGAGCAAGTAAGGTAATTGATTGCAGTACAGAGAAAAAATCCTTGGCTGAAAGATTTTATGCAATAATCATCCGAAATTCCCTCAGGAGTTTAAAAGTGAACGCAAAATGTCAGTAGTTTTTAACGTTTATCACGTTACGATAGTAAAGAGAATACATATGTATTAATTAAGGTGGTACCGCGGAAAGATTTCGTCCTTTTAAGGGCGTTTTTTTATTTGTCAAAATTTGAGTCATATAATACATGATGAAAATAGAGTTATAAAAGTATGAAAATTAATTAAGGAGAATTTATGAAGGGTCAATTAAAAGAAATTCAAGAGCGGTTCTTAGATGAGGTTCAAAAAGTAAAGGATCTAAAAGAACTTGACGCGATTCGTGTTAAGTTTTTAGGAAAAAAGGGAGAATTGACTGCAGCACTAAAGGGGATGGGGAAATTATCGTCTGAGGAAAGACCAGTGATAGGAAAAATCGCTAATGATGTCAGAGAGTCAATCGAAAAAAATCTGAGTGCGCAAAAAGAAAAATTTGAAAAAATAAAAATAGATGCACAATTATCAATGGAAACTATTGATGTATCACTTCCCGGTACAAAGAAAAGTGTTGGAAAACTTCATCCGTTAACTAAAACAATTAATGAACTGGAAGAAATATTTTTAGGGATGGGTTTTTCAATAGCAGATGGTCCTGATATTGAATGGGCAAAGTATAATTTTGATTTCCTTAATGTACCGAAAGAGCATTCTGCCAGAGATTTACAGGATACTTTTTATGTTGATGAAGATATTGTTCTAAGAACCCAGACTTCTCCAGTACAGGTGCGGGTAATGGAACAAAAAAAACCGCCAATGCGAATTATTTCTCCCGGTCGTGTTTACAGGTGCGATGAAATTGATGCGACTCATTCTCCGGTTTTTCACCAGATGGAAGGCCTAGTCATTGATAAAGGGATTACCATGAGTGATCTAAAAGGAACATTAGATTTATTTGCCAAGAAGCTTTTTGGAGAACAGACCAAAACTAAGTTTCGGCCTCATCAGTTTTATTTCACGGAACCAAGTGCTGAAATGGATGTAACCTGTTTCAAATGTGGTGGTGAAGGATGTAGGGTTTGTAGTAACACAGGATGGATTGAAATCCTTGGTTGCGGGATGGTGCATCCTAATGTTTTGAGAGATTGTGGTATCGATCCTGATATATATAGTGGATTTGCTTTTGGGATGGGCCTCGACCGCATCACCCTAACAAAATACGGCATCAATGATTTGCGTTTGTTGTTTGAAAATGACCTGAGATTTTTAGGACAGTTTTAGTAGGAGGAAACAATGTTAGTATCATTAAAGTGGTTGAAAGAATATGTAAAAATTAATTGTGAACCGGGTGAACTCGGAGAAGCCCTGACGATGTCCGGGACAAAAGTCGAAACAATGTCTGGTGTTTCACCGAAAATAGAAAATATATTGACAGGGAAAATCACCAAGATAGATCAACATCCAAATGCAGATAAACTTGTAGTCTGCCAGGTAAGCTTTGATCATTTTGAAAAAACAATTGTGACTGCAGCAAAAAACGTGTTTGAAGGTGCGGTAGTGCCAGTGGCACTAGATGGCGCGGTTCTCGCAAATGGAGAAAAGATTTACGATAGTGATTTTAGAGGTGTTTTATCACAAGGTATGTTCTGTTCAATTCAAGAATTGGGGATGAATCAGGATTTATTCTCCAAAGATGTAATGGATGGGATATATATACTACCGGCTGATACTGTTTTAGGAGAGTCAGTTAAATCATTACTGTGGTTAGATGATACCATTATTGATATAGAATTGACTGCTAATCGTCCGGATTGCCAGTCTGTATTGGGAATAGCCAGAGAGACTTCTGCTACATTAAATCAGGGGCTTAATACATTTGAAATTTATAGTCAAGAGGAAACTGAGGATGTTATTTCAAAATATTTAACTATAAAGGTTGAAAGTGACTTATGCATGCGCTATGTTGGGAAAATGCTGCAAGTCAAAAAAGTCGAACCATCTCCACTTTGGATGCAGGTTAAACTTTTAAATAGTGGGGTACGTCCAATTAATAATATTGTCGATGTTACAAATTACGTCATGTTAGAATTGGGACAACCACTACACGCATTTGACTATAAAAATCTTGACTCGGACCGAATTGTTGTAAAGACAACAGATGATAAAAAGTTCACAACACTTGACGAACAGGAAAGAGAAATTGACCAAACAATGTTAATGATTACAAATGGAAAATTTCCAGTTGCGATTGCAGGAGTGATGGGTGGACAAAATTCGGAAATCAATAAAGCTACCGAATTGATTGTTTTGGAATCAGCATGTTTCGATAAAAGCAGTGTGCGATTGACTTCAAAAAAACTAGGTCTTAGAACCGAAGCTTCTTCTCGTTACGAGAAAGGCGTAGATCCTGATTTGGCAATAGTTGCTGCTCTTCGTGCAACCTATCTTTTAAAAGAAATTGGAGCAGTAGATGTGATTGAAGGTATTATTGATGTGTATCCTGAAGCACAAGAGCAACCAGAGATTGAATTGGATCCGGAATGGGTTAATCAATTTATTGGTATTGATTTGTCGACAAAAGATATGGTTGGCTTTTTAAAGCGTTTGTTTTTTGATGTGACACAAAAAAATGAACTACTTTTGGTAACACCTCCTTATTATCGAACTGATGTTCAAATTAAGGAAGATCTAGCAGAAGAAATTGCACGAATTTTTGGATACAATAATATTCCTGGAACAATAATGGGTGGAGAAACTCAGGTTGGAGAAAAATCTGAGCTCCAAAAAACTGAATCATTAATTAAGAATATTCTGATTGGACAGGGATATTATGAGACGATGACCAGTTCATTTACCAGTGAGAATAAAATTAGTGGGCTTAATCAGGAATCTCAAGGAGATATGGTAAAACTCATTAATCCACTTGGAGAAGAGAACAGTTTAATGAGAAAGTCATTGATTGGTCATCAGCTGGAAGTGATTGAATTAAACAGTCATCGAAAAAATTCACAGGGTCGTTTTTTTGAATTGGCAAACACTTATTTAAAGAATAATAAGATCGGCGAATTACCCGTTCAGGAAAAGAACTTGGTTTTAAGCAGCTACGGCAACACGGATTATTTTGATTTAAAAGGTACTGTTGAACTGATGCTGACTGAGCTGGGGATAACGGATTTATTGTTCTCTGCAGGCGGAAGTGAATTTTATCATCCCGGGCGAAAGGCTGAGATTTTTGCTGGCACAGTAAAATTAGGCGAACTTGGTGAAATACATCCTCTTGTAGTAAAAAATTATGACTTGCCAAAGCGGTGTTATGTATGCGAAATGTCATTTGAAAAATTATTTGAGGTAAAGAAAAATAATATTCGCTTTAAAGAATTGCCAAAATTCCCGGGAACGTCCAGAGATTTAGCGATTGTAGTTCGGCATGAAATTCCAGCTTCCAGTGTGATTGCGATTATCAGAGAAAACTCTGGTGAGTTATTGGAATCTGTTGATCTATTTGATGTTTACACTGGGGAACAAGTGGCTGAAGGGTATAAAAGTTTGGCCTATGCTTTAAGTTTCAGGCATATGGAAAAAACTTTAAGTGATGATGATATTAATCCAGTAATCGAAAAAATACTTACTGAACTTAAAGGGCAACTAGATGGACGGTTACGAGAATAGAACTAGAAACCTGCTGGCATTAACTCAGATTGCTGGGCTTGGTCGAAAGCGAATTAAGAAGCTCGTTTTCATTGCGGAAAAAAAACTATCTTTCATTGGTGAAATAATAGAGTCAGGGATAAAGTCTGGTATAATAAAAACTGAGATATCTAAACAAAATATTGAAGATGCTATAAATGCGGCAGAAAAAATTCTTGATCAGAACGATCGTTACGGGATAAAAAGCATTACCTATTTAGAAAATGATTTTCCAGAATATCTCCAATATGAAGACGGCCCATTAATTATTTATTATTTGGGGGAGCTTAGTAGTATGAATTGTGATAGACGTGTGGCTGTAATTGGTAGTAGGAAGCCTGAACGCCTGGGATATGATTTTGCTTACATGGCTGCTAGACAAGTAGTGTTGAAAAAGGGAATAGTGATTAGTGGACTGGCAACTGGATGTGATTCTGCCGGACATCGAGGAGCGCTGGCGGAAAATGGAAAAACAGTGGCTTTTCTACCATCAGGTCTGCTAAACATATATCCGGCAGAAAATCAAAAGCTTGCAGATCAGATACTTGATTTGGAAGGGGGCTTAGTTACGGAATACCCTCTTCAAACAGAACCTTTGCCTTATCGTTTTGTAGAGCGGGATAGACTTCAGGCAGCGGCAAGTCAAATCGTCATCGTTTCCTCTTTTTCAGAACGTAGTGGAACAATCCAAACTTTAAAATATGCTCATGCGTATCAACGACCAATTTATACGCTGAAAGATATTGTCAGCGAAAGTCCTTCGGGTTTTAAAAAGCTTAATACTTTAGAAATAGATTATTCGGTTTTAAAATTTTCAAATATAATTGATGTTTTAAACCATTTATAAATAAATCATTTGTTTTTTTGTAAATTTTTACATATAATAGGAGTAAACAGTTTACTCATTACAGGAGGAATAAAATGCCTGAAAAATCAATTATTGAATTAAAAATTTTAGATACAGATTTTAATTTGAAAGCAACGGAAAATGAAGATCATATTCTTGAGGTTGCAAATTATGTTAAAACGGAGTTAGAACGGGTAAAGACAGCGAATCCTTTTACAAATCATATTCGGATAGCAATTTTAGGATGCATGAATATTACTGAAAAATTACTAAAAGCGGAGTCTGAACTGGAAAATGCCGAAGAGCAGAAAATCAAGGAAATAGGTGAGATCAATTCAGTTAAAGAAGAACTGAAAGATGCCTATGATTTAATTGAAGCGGAAAGAGTGAAGTACGCTACTCTTGAAGAAGAAAAAAAGGCGCTTGATAAAGAAATGGCAGAGAAGGAAGAGCTTTTAACTCAATATCGGGAGCATTTGCGTCAAAGTAAGGCAGATAGTGAAGCGAGCCGTAAAACAATTCTGGATTTACAGAATCAATTGTTCGAAAGTCAAATTGAGTTAGTTAAAGTAAATAAAAATAGTATAGAAAAAGATGCTTTTAAAAGTATTGAAGAAAAAATAAAATTAGATTAAAGACATTTAATAATGACAAAGGTTTATGAAGCCGTCACTTTGGTGGCGGCTTCTAAATTTTAGAAATAGAAGAATTTATCTGATAATATCAATATAAGTGGACAAATTCTGTAATTAACTGGGTCGGCTTTAAATATTGAATGTGTTGCGGATCAGAAATGAAGGAGAATAAATGAAAACCATATTAATCGACGGAAACAGTCTGATATACAGAACATTTTATGCAATACGAGAGATGCATAACTCAAAAGGAATGCCAACAAATGCAATTTATGGATTTGTTAATATTCTTGTCAAAATTCAGGAGGAGTTTAAACCAGACTATCTGGGAGTTGCATTTGACTTGAAAGGTCCGACCTTTAGAGATGAAATTTTTGAGGACTATAAAGGCGGCAGACAAAAGATGCCGGAAGAATTGGAACAGCAATTTCCTGTATTAAAAGAATTGTTAGCTAAAATGGGGATTGCTATTCTTGAAAAAGCAGGTTTTGAAGCCGATGATATAATTGGTACTCTCGCTAAAATGGGTGAGAAAGAAGGACTTAAAACAGAAATTATTACAGGTGATAGAGATTCTTTTCAGTTAGTAGATGAAAATATTACAGTGCTATATACTAAGAAGGGGATTACTGATCTGGAAATTGTAAATATAGATTGGGTAAATAAAAAATATGGGTTAATGCCATTAGATCTCATTGAATTGAAAGCTCTAATGGGGGATAAATCCGATAATATACCAGGAATACCCGGAATAGGAGAAAAAACAGGAATTAAACTGGTTAAGGACTATAAGGACCTTGAAGGTTTATACGAGCGGATTGAAGAAATTAAAGGAAAGCAAAAGGAAAAGCTTGTCGCGGGAAAAGATTCAGCTTTTTTAAGTCGTCGTTTAGGAACTATTGACACAAGGGTAGCACTAGGAATAGATTATGAATGTCTTCGTTTCACGAATATGTTCAATCCGGATAGTATTGAATTTTTGAAAGAGCTGGAATTTAAAGCGCTTTTAAATAGGATCGATCAGTCTTCGGATAAACAGAGTTGCATTGAAATCCTCTATGACACCGTTAACACAGAAGCATCGATGAAAAAATTGATGTTTGAACTTGAAGAATGCAGTTCAATTTCAATATATTTTTATCAGGAAGACAATGCAGTATTTCTGGGGATTGGTTATAATGAAAAGCTTGTTTTTATAGATGATCTTTCGATTAAAAAACTTAACTTTTTTAACCAGTTTAATGAACTTTCAAATTTATCCAATTTGGGTTTAATCAGCCATGATCTCAAGAATTTATTACATATTCTTCATAAAAATGGAATATCAGATGTAAGGGATGCATTTGATATTCTGATTGCATCTTATCTGTTAAGTCCTGGTGATCAGAGATATGATTTAAAAACAGCAGCGTATCGTTATTTGGACGAGAGTATTACAGATGAGGAAGATTTTTTTGGAAAAGGTAAAAAGAGATTATCAGTTAACGAGATTGAACCTGAAAAGTTAGCAGATTATGTGATGAAAAACTGTGAGATTATCAAGCGATTAAAACCAGTATTGGAAGAAGAGTTGATTAATACAGAAATGATTTCGCTTTTTCAAACAATGGAGTTGCCATTGCTCTCGGTTATGGCGTCGATGGAGGAGTTAGGAGTAACTGTAGACCAGGATGAGTTGAAAATTCTGGCAGAAGAATTTGAAAGCTCATTAGAAGTTTTAACAAAAGAAATTCATGAAATGGCTGAGGCAGGAGATTTCAATATCAATTCTCCTAAGCAGTTGGGTGAAGTTCTTTTTGAAAAGTTGAAACTGCCAGTTATTAAGAAAACAAAAACCGGATATTCTACAAATATTGAAGTTCTTGAGCAATTAATTAATTTTCATCCGATGATTCAAAAAATTATCGATTATCGGATGCTCTCAAAATTGGATTCTACCTATGGAAGAGGGTTAATTGGCTTTGTTGATGAAAAAAAGGGTAAAATATTTTCTACTTTTAATCAGACTGTAGCAGCGACTGGCCGAATCAGCAGTTCGAATCCTAATCTTCAGAACATTCCAGTTAAAACTGAAATGGGACGAAAAATCAGGAAGGTTTTTATACCTTCTCAGAAAAATTGGATTCTGGTTGACGCAGATTACTCCCAGATTGAACTGCGAGTTCTTGCGCATTTATCAGATGATGAAAATCTTATCGATGCTTTTATTAAAGAGCAGGATATTCATACTCGAACAGCATCGGAAATTTTTGGAGTTCAACTTGAAGAGGTTACAAGAACCCAGCGCGGTCAGGCAAAGGCAATCAATTTTGGCCTAATTTATGGAAAGCAGGCATTTAGCCTGGGTAAAGATCTGGGAATTAGCAGAAATGAAGCGCAGGACTATATTGATAAATATTTCGCACGATATCCTAAGGTTCAGGCTTATATGGAGAATATTATAAAACAGGCAAAAGAAGAAGGATATGTTACTACAATTTGGGGACGTCGTCGTTATATTCCAGAAATGAATTCAAAAAATGGGATCTTAGTTCAGGCTGGAGAACGAATGGCCTTAAACACTCCGATTCAGGGCAGTGCCGCTGATATTATTAAATTAGCTATGATTCGTGTTTATGAACGTCTGGACAAGGAAAACTTGCAAGCTAAACTAATCCTACAGGTGCATGATGAGTTGATGATTGACACTCCGATCGATGAAAAAGATATTGTGGAAACGATAATAAAAGAAGAAATGGAAAATGCAGCCAGTCTAAAAGTTCCGTTGACAGTGGATGTGAATACGGGTAAGTCATGGTATGACATAAAATAAGTTAACGAGTATGTTTAAATGTCATATAAAGAATGAATCTGAGATAGATTGTGAGAAAAAAATGAAAATCATTGCTATAACTGGTGGGATTGCTTCGGGAAAATCAACGGTCGTTAAGATTTTGAGGAATAGATATCACTATGAAATTATTGATGCTGATCAACTAGCTCGTGAGGCGGTAAAAAAAGGATCGCCAGGCCTCAAAAAAATTGTTGAGATTTTTGGAAAAAAAATATTAACTAACGATGATGAATTGAATCGTTCTAAAATGGGACAAATGATTGCTGAGGACCAGAGTGCCAGAGAAAAGCTCAATGCTATTGTTCACCCGGAGGTGAGGCGGTTATACAATTTGGAGTTTGAAAAATATGAAAAGACAAATCTGCCAAGTATATTCTATGATTGTCCGCTTTTATGTGAATCTGGATTGACCAACACAGTTGATGAGATATTTTTAGTGGTAGCGGACGAAAAAATTCGTTTAGAGAGAATTATGAGTAGAGATAAGGTATCAGAAGAATTAGCACAAAAAAAAATTGATATGCAGATGAAAGATGAAGACAAAGAAAAAATGGCAGACGTTGTAATTGAAAATAATGGTACATTTGATGAGTTAATCATTACCCTGGATTGCTATTTGACAAATCGAAAACTTTAGGTTTAAAAAAGACTTGAAAATTCATTTGCGATCTAGTATAATAATAAAACAGGTTAAAAACTGTTAGCGAGGATGGTGGAACGGCAGACACGCAGGTTTGAGGGATCTGTTGCAGCAATGCAGTGAGGGTTCAAATCCCTTTCCTCGCACCATTATGAATTTAGAGACAGCTTTGATAGCTGTTTTTTTATTTTTAATTCACTATTAAACTATTAATAATATATAGAGTATAATGATTCATCCTTTTAATCAGAATTAATAATATTGACTCCTAACCTTAAATTAATTTTACAATTGAAATATTGACATTTTCAGATGAATAGTTTATGATTATTTCAATAAAATAATATGAATAAACCGTTGAAGTGGAGATAACGGTGTATCGTGCAGTTACAGAGAGCGGGGAATGCTGAGATCCCGTACAACGCAGCGCATCAAATGGACCACAGAGGGCGTAGTGAAAGGAGTAATCTGATTATCCTACGACGTGACGCATACGTAAGTTGCGAGGAATATGTTAGTATTCTGCAGAGTGTACAGTACTTTTGAGTTACTGTAAATTAAGGTGGTACCGCGGCTAGTTCGTCCTTTTTTATAAGGGCGATTTTTTATTTTTTTGAAAAGTTTGTAGACAGAATAATTAGCTGCTAAACCCATGGAAATTTAAATTATGCAACTGTAGGATCAGTTGGAAAGGAATTGAGAATGATTAAACCTACTATTGATGAGGCTAGAACCTATGCAAAAAACTATCGGATTGTTCCCATTAGTATGGAGTTGTTATCAGATATTAAGACCACGGTTGAAGTACTTAGAACTTTAAAATCAACAGGAAAGAGAACGTTTCTTTTAGAAAGTGTTGAGGGTGGTGAGAAATGGGGACGTTATTCTTTTCTTGGATACGATCCTAAACTCAGTATAAAAGGTCTAGATGGGAGCATTGAGATTGAGGATGAGAATGGAATAATGAATTCGATAGAGAATCCTGTCGCTGTCATCCGGAAAATTCTTGAAGAAAATAAAAGTCCGCAATTATCTGAATTTCCAGTTTTTACCGGTGGTTT
This genomic interval from Eubacteriaceae bacterium ES3 contains the following:
- the rplT gene encoding 50S ribosomal protein L20 yields the protein MARIKKGVNAKKKHKKILKLAKGYYGAKSKLYRPANEAVMRALRSSYVGRKEKKRNFRRLWITRINAGARMHGLSYSKFMYGLKESGVEIDRKILADLAMNDMDAFKSLVDVSKKGLNIN
- a CDS encoding TrkH family potassium uptake protein, giving the protein MNDKTILQIKNYLTHRSPAEILIFGFAAVILIGAILLALPVSSASGHSPGFLNALFTATSAVCVTGLVVVDTGTFWSVFGKFVIITLIQIGGLGFMSLTTMFFVLAGKRITIKDRLLIQSSINMDSISGIVKFTKYIFFSSIVIELIGALFLSLVFIPEFGLVKGVAYSIFHAISAFCNAGFDLIGHFRSLTQYVDNALVNFVIGGLIIFGGLGFAVTSDVFYIRKFSKMTMQAKLVLVITGILFLIGFVFFFIFEFNNPRTMGNLSISGKILASFFQSVSPRTAGFNTIDMSNLTKPSLFLTMLLMFIGASPGSTGGGVKTTTIGIIILTVVSVLNGKKDVVAFKRTITGPAIRRAISVVVIALAIVIVMIFVLLCSEPELSFESIIFEVLSASGTVGLSMGITPHLSISGKLALIVTMFVGRLGPLTVAYAISRNEKRLRENVGSFKLPEGNIMIG
- a CDS encoding TrkA family potassium uptake protein produces the protein MKEKQFAVLGLGRFGEALAITLSELGCNVVVVDNDEEKIQNIANKVTYAVTADVTDINALKAIGLKNVDAVVVSITSDINSSIMGIVNAQELGIQEIYGKANNAQHEKVLLKLGVKKVFSPERDMGERVAHTLVTGGFIDILELDTDHMIVEVDVLHIWEGKTLEQLDLRAVYGINVIAIRSFDVLNASPLASDMIKPGDKIIVMGESKSINELNKLSKKDNQN
- a CDS encoding RNA methyltransferase, with protein sequence MTEYDIITSRQNEQLKLIGKLRQKRVRDELDLFIIEGKKLILEALKSKAVIEKVFLSERLKDTEIIKNLSQAGLNSEVVWVKHSLFDSFSEMKNPEGVLALVKKLKPGANPGKRYIILEDVQDPNNVGTIIRTADAAGFDSIIATLKTADFYNEKVVRGSMGSIFHLNLETTNHINDTITELKKSGVIIIGTALDGKNIFEQTTNFSSFALVLGNESRGMSGDLKAKCEHLYQIPIYGQAESLNVAVAAGIVMYQLAK
- the pheS gene encoding phenylalanine--tRNA ligase subunit alpha codes for the protein MKGQLKEIQERFLDEVQKVKDLKELDAIRVKFLGKKGELTAALKGMGKLSSEERPVIGKIANDVRESIEKNLSAQKEKFEKIKIDAQLSMETIDVSLPGTKKSVGKLHPLTKTINELEEIFLGMGFSIADGPDIEWAKYNFDFLNVPKEHSARDLQDTFYVDEDIVLRTQTSPVQVRVMEQKKPPMRIISPGRVYRCDEIDATHSPVFHQMEGLVIDKGITMSDLKGTLDLFAKKLFGEQTKTKFRPHQFYFTEPSAEMDVTCFKCGGEGCRVCSNTGWIEILGCGMVHPNVLRDCGIDPDIYSGFAFGMGLDRITLTKYGINDLRLLFENDLRFLGQF
- the pheT gene encoding phenylalanine--tRNA ligase subunit beta; this encodes MLVSLKWLKEYVKINCEPGELGEALTMSGTKVETMSGVSPKIENILTGKITKIDQHPNADKLVVCQVSFDHFEKTIVTAAKNVFEGAVVPVALDGAVLANGEKIYDSDFRGVLSQGMFCSIQELGMNQDLFSKDVMDGIYILPADTVLGESVKSLLWLDDTIIDIELTANRPDCQSVLGIARETSATLNQGLNTFEIYSQEETEDVISKYLTIKVESDLCMRYVGKMLQVKKVEPSPLWMQVKLLNSGVRPINNIVDVTNYVMLELGQPLHAFDYKNLDSDRIVVKTTDDKKFTTLDEQEREIDQTMLMITNGKFPVAIAGVMGGQNSEINKATELIVLESACFDKSSVRLTSKKLGLRTEASSRYEKGVDPDLAIVAALRATYLLKEIGAVDVIEGIIDVYPEAQEQPEIELDPEWVNQFIGIDLSTKDMVGFLKRLFFDVTQKNELLLVTPPYYRTDVQIKEDLAEEIARIFGYNNIPGTIMGGETQVGEKSELQKTESLIKNILIGQGYYETMTSSFTSENKISGLNQESQGDMVKLINPLGEENSLMRKSLIGHQLEVIELNSHRKNSQGRFFELANTYLKNNKIGELPVQEKNLVLSSYGNTDYFDLKGTVELMLTELGITDLLFSAGGSEFYHPGRKAEIFAGTVKLGELGEIHPLVVKNYDLPKRCYVCEMSFEKLFEVKKNNIRFKELPKFPGTSRDLAIVVRHEIPASSVIAIIRENSGELLESVDLFDVYTGEQVAEGYKSLAYALSFRHMEKTLSDDDINPVIEKILTELKGQLDGRLRE